Proteins encoded within one genomic window of Arachis ipaensis cultivar K30076 chromosome B08, Araip1.1, whole genome shotgun sequence:
- the LOC107611087 gene encoding uncharacterized protein LOC107611087, translated as MATMNNVAEAVCEAAVVAARAVKRLGVRNGNENEYGEDSGNDENNLGHLERTMTLATFLKVKPPKFNGTLVATDDDNWFRGIERSLRAQHVPEGQHVEFVTYMLEGEAAYWWQGIQRLLQQDEGDIPWDTFKDEFYKKYFPRAARDAKEMELMQLKQGNTTVAEYARKFDDLSRFSKICQGNPADFEE; from the coding sequence atggctaccatgaacaatGTGGCTGAAGCAGTGTGTGAGGCTGCGGTAGTAGCGGCTAGGGCTGTTAAACGTCTTGGAGTGAGAAACGGGAATGAGAAtgaatatggagaagatagtgggaatgatgagaataacttggGGCATCTTGAAAGAACTATGACCCTTGCGACCTTTCTGAAGGTTAAACCGCCTAAGTTTAATGGCACACTCGTTGCGACCGACGATGATAACTGGTTTCGAGGTATCGAACGATCACTGCGAGCGCAACATGTTCCGGAAGGTCAACACGTGGAGTTCGTTACTTATATGCTGGAAGGAGAAGCTGCGTATTGGTGGCAGGGAATACAGCGATTATTGCAACAGGATGAAGGCGATATTCCTTGGGATACTTTTAAGgatgaattttataagaagtattttccgaGGGCAGCTCGTGACGCTAAGGAAATGGAACTTATGCAACTGAAACAGGGTAACACAACTGTTGCAGAATATGCCCGTAAGTTTGATGACTTGTCCCGTTTCTCCAAGATCTGTCAAGGGAATCCTGCTGACTTTGAAGAATAA